Genomic window (Candidatus Methylomirabilis sp.):
AGGAAAGATGTATAGCACGCAAGGAGGGATCCACTCTCGACGACCCTCCCGGCTCAATCTGAGCGAATGCTTATCCCAGGCAGGTCTGGTCTAGTGATTACCCCTGTACGACCCGGACCCGGACCGCCTTCGCGCGGCCACGATCATCCTGGCCCAGGTCAAACTCGACCGTATCGCCTTCCCTCAGGGTGGTACCTCCCTCCACGTCACTCGCGTGGACGAATGCATCCTGCCCCCCATCGTCCCGCACAACGAACCCGAACCGTTTCGTCACGTTAAACCACTTCACCTTACCTTTCATGCTCGCCACCTCCTCTTGTCATGAAGAACCTGCCGTCTTTCAACTCCCTGTCCACATAGACAGGATTCCTTTCCCAGAGCCCCAAATAATCCGCCGCTCCGCTCTTCGACTCGCCTCTCTCCTTCGGCCCAAGCTAACCCTCAACGATTCCAAGGCGGTGTTTCTCCAACTCCCGGATCTGATCCCGGAACTCCGCCGCCCTCTCGAACTCGAGTCGCTTCGCCGCCGCCCGCATCTCTTTCTCCAACTGCCCGATCTGGGCCAGCAGCTCTTCTTCTGTGAGACGGCCGACTTGCTCGACGTCGGGCGCGGCTGGGACGGTATAGTAGTCCTTCTCGGAGACGCTCGAGAGGACATCGGAGATTGACTTCCTGATGCTTTCCGGCGTGATCCCATGCTCGAGGTTATAGGCCATCTGGACCTCACGTCTCCGTTCGGTTTCCTCAATGGCACGCTTCATCGAGTCTGTGATGGTATCGGCATACAGCACCACCCGTCCCTCAACATTCCTTGCCGCCCGGCCGATCGTCTGGATGAGGGATCCGGAGGAGCGCAGGAACCCCTCCTTATCGGCATCCAGGATGGCTACCAGCGCCACCTCAGGGAGGTCCAGCCCTTCCCGCAACAGATTAATCCCGACCAACACATCGAACTTCCCAAGCCTCAGTTCTCGGATGATCTCATTTCGCTCCAGCGTATCGATATCGGAGTGCAGGTAGCGGACCTTGATCCCGACCTCAGCGAGGTAGTCGGTGAGGTTCTCTGCCATCCGCTTGGTGAGCGTCGTGACCAGGACCCGATGGCCCCTGGCCGTGACGGCCCGGATTTCGCCGATCAGATCATCGATCTGCCCGCGGATCGGCCTGACCTGGATCTCAGGGTCGATCAGCCCGGTGGGGCGGATGATCTGCTCCACAATCTCCCCTTTGACCTTCGTCAGCTCGTAGGGGCCCGGCGTAGCCGATACATAGATGACCTGGCGTACAGCCCGCTCAAACTCCTCAAAGGTGAATGGGCGATTGTCCATGGCGGACGGAAGGCGAAACCCATACTCGACCAGCGTCTCCTTGCGGGAGCGATCGCCGTGATACATGCCGCGGATCTGCGGAATCGTCTGGTGGGACTCATCGATAATGACCAGGGCATCCCTGGGCAGGTAGTCCATCAGTGTGGGGGGTGGCTCGCCCTGGACTCGTCCCGAGAGATGGCGCGAGTAGTTCTCGATCCCCTTGCAGACCCCGATCTCCCGCATCATCTCCAGGTCGAAGCCGGTTCGCTGCTTCAACCGCTGCGCCTCGAGGAGCTTCCCGGCCTTCTCAAGGGACGCGACCTGCTCGTTCAGCTCCTTAAGGATCGCAGTAAAGGCCGCCTCTCGACGGTCGTGGGGGGTCACGTAATGCGTGGCCGGATAGATCGGAACCCGATGAAGTCCCTGGATCCGCTCGCCCGTGAGCGAATCGATCTCCCACAGCCCTTCCACCTCGTCGCCGAACAGCTCCACACGAACCACCGTATCGGCGTAGGCGGGAAAGATCTCCACCACGTCGCCTCGCACCCGGAAACTGCCGCGGTGCAGATCGTAGTCGTTTCGCTGATACTGGATCTCCACCAACTTCCGGAGCATCTGCTCCCGATCGCAGAAGCTGCCTCGCTCCAGGAAGACCATCATCCCATAATAGGCTTCCGGAGAACCCAGACCGTAGATGCATGAGACGGAGGCTACGATGACCACGTCACGTCGCTCCAGCAGCGAACGCGTGGCTGAATGACGCAGCTTATCGATCTGGTCGTTAATCATCGAATCCTTCTCGATGAAGGTATCGGTGACAGGCAGGTACGCCTCCGGCTGATAGTAGTCGTAGTAGCTGACGAAGTATTCAACGGCATTGTGCGGGAAAAACGCCTTGAACTCTTCATAGAGCTGTGCCGCCAGGGTCTTGTTGTGGGCAATGATCAGTGTTGGGCGTTCGATCGCAGCGATGACGTTCGCCATGGTAAAGGTCTTACCCGAACCTGTTACCCCCAGGAGTACCTGGTGAGGCCTGTCTTGCAGGCACCCGTCAACCAGCTTCCTGATCGCCTGGGGTTGATCGCCCTTTGGCTGATAGTCGCAGACGAGCTTGAAATTAGGCATGGTCAGGGTAGTCAGGAACCGGCGCCCTGGAGGTCCCCGCCAACCTCGCGGGGGAGATACTTACTCCATGAGATGAGCCTGTACGGGGAGTGGGACATGATCCCCAGATAAAAGACAGAGGCCGGCTTGGAGGGCTTGCGGCGTAAGCTCATCTTGACCTCGTGAAGGGGTTTGTTCCCTTTCTTCACGTTACAGGCGCGGCACGCGCTCACCACGTTCTCCCAGATGGTTCGTCCCCCAAGCGATCTGGGAATCACATGATCGATGGTCATCCGTTCACCACCGTTGCGGCCGCAGTATTGGCAGGTATACGCGTCCCGTCTCAGAATATTTTTCTTGTTGAAGGCAATCGCGGGGATGACCGGAAGCTTCACATAACGATAGAGGCGGATCACAGCAGGGATGACAAAGACGATCGAGGGGGAGTGAACAATACTTGGACTGTCCTCGATCCGTTCGGCCTTTCCAGTGTACAGCAGAATAATGGCTCTTCGCGTAGTGCAGACGTGGAGGGGTTCAAAGGAGTGATTCAATACCAATACTTTGTCAGTGTCCATCGAGTGGTTCTATGGGCTTACGGCTTGCGAATCCCCGCATGGTGAAATCATCCTTAGCATACAACGGAGAGTGTTGTCAACGCAAAGGAAAGAAGAGAGGATATCGCACTAGCCTTACGCGGCGTGCTGTCTGAGAAGGTCAAGGAGGATCCCTTCCCGCAGGCCACTGTCGCTGACCATGAACTCATCGTAGCCGAGCGCGCCCATGACCGTGACGATAAGGGTCGTTCCTGCAACAATCAGATCGGCGCGTCCTGGTTCCAGGGGTGGGATCTTGCTCCGTTCGGTCAGCGGTTTCGTCGTCAGCACGCGAAGCAATTGCCTCGTCCGAGTCAACGACAGCCGATGGCCGTCCACTCGATCGGGAGTATAGACGGTCAGCCCAAGGTCAATTGCCGCGAGAGCAGTTGGCGTCCCGGCGGTGGCGATGAGCACCGTCCCATCGAGTTTTGGCAGTTCAGCGCGTAGCCGCCCAATGCGGTCCGCGACAACCTGTTCAACGGCCTCCAGCTCACCGGGGGTTGGCGGATCGCTGTACAGATGCGCCTCGGTCAGCTTGACCACGCCCAGACCGGTGCTCACGATCGCCTCAATCGTCTCCCCCGTGGCGAGAATGAACTCGGTGCTCCCACCGCCGATATCCATGACCAGGACTCGCTCTGACCCGAGGCGGAGCCCGTGCCGAACACCGAGCAGGGTAAGCCGCGCCTCCTCGCTGCCGTCGATGACCCGGAGGCTAATTCCGCTCTCCCGGAGCGCCGCAGCCACAAACTCCTCGCGGTTACTCGCCTCCCGCACGGCACTGGTGGCGATCGCCGCCACGTGCATCGCCTTGAAGCGGCGCGCCGTTTCGGCGAACCTTCTGAGGATCGTCAGGCTTCGCTGACGCGGCACATCCTGGAGTCGCCGACTTGGCATCAACCCTTCACCGAGACGAGCGATCGTCTGTTCTT
Coding sequences:
- a CDS encoding cold shock domain-containing protein translates to MKGKVKWFNVTKRFGFVVRDDGGQDAFVHASDVEGGTTLREGDTVEFDLGQDDRGRAKAVRVRVVQG
- the uvrB gene encoding excinuclease ABC subunit UvrB; translated protein: MPNFKLVCDYQPKGDQPQAIRKLVDGCLQDRPHQVLLGVTGSGKTFTMANVIAAIERPTLIIAHNKTLAAQLYEEFKAFFPHNAVEYFVSYYDYYQPEAYLPVTDTFIEKDSMINDQIDKLRHSATRSLLERRDVVIVASVSCIYGLGSPEAYYGMMVFLERGSFCDREQMLRKLVEIQYQRNDYDLHRGSFRVRGDVVEIFPAYADTVVRVELFGDEVEGLWEIDSLTGERIQGLHRVPIYPATHYVTPHDRREAAFTAILKELNEQVASLEKAGKLLEAQRLKQRTGFDLEMMREIGVCKGIENYSRHLSGRVQGEPPPTLMDYLPRDALVIIDESHQTIPQIRGMYHGDRSRKETLVEYGFRLPSAMDNRPFTFEEFERAVRQVIYVSATPGPYELTKVKGEIVEQIIRPTGLIDPEIQVRPIRGQIDDLIGEIRAVTARGHRVLVTTLTKRMAENLTDYLAEVGIKVRYLHSDIDTLERNEIIRELRLGKFDVLVGINLLREGLDLPEVALVAILDADKEGFLRSSGSLIQTIGRAARNVEGRVVLYADTITDSMKRAIEETERRREVQMAYNLEHGITPESIRKSISDVLSSVSEKDYYTVPAAPDVEQVGRLTEEELLAQIGQLEKEMRAAAKRLEFERAAEFRDQIRELEKHRLGIVEG
- a CDS encoding HNH endonuclease, with amino-acid sequence MDTDKVLVLNHSFEPLHVCTTRRAIILLYTGKAERIEDSPSIVHSPSIVFVIPAVIRLYRYVKLPVIPAIAFNKKNILRRDAYTCQYCGRNGGERMTIDHVIPRSLGGRTIWENVVSACRACNVKKGNKPLHEVKMSLRRKPSKPASVFYLGIMSHSPYRLISWSKYLPREVGGDLQGAGS
- a CDS encoding Ppx/GppA phosphatase family protein is translated as MAIYAAIDVGTNTLRLLVAEAADSGRFTILHQEQTIARLGEGLMPSRRLQDVPRQRSLTILRRFAETARRFKAMHVAAIATSAVREASNREEFVAAALRESGISLRVIDGSEEARLTLLGVRHGLRLGSERVLVMDIGGGSTEFILATGETIEAIVSTGLGVVKLTEAHLYSDPPTPGELEAVEQVVADRIGRLRAELPKLDGTVLIATAGTPTALAAIDLGLTVYTPDRVDGHRLSLTRTRQLLRVLTTKPLTERSKIPPLEPGRADLIVAGTTLIVTVMGALGYDEFMVSDSGLREGILLDLLRQHAA